One window of Camelina sativa cultivar DH55 chromosome 4, Cs, whole genome shotgun sequence genomic DNA carries:
- the LOC104779938 gene encoding uncharacterized protein LOC104779938 isoform X2: MAVSVSAPVLFLCNNQSGELSRRLGYRPSKKVGFSSGRRSVSFTGSRAVKVGRFRVRVPVCRTVPPLLFKDLDADDFRHPLDKQNTLLLRAIPGLNEFGKALLGSMTEQIMLLENIGTSVLVSKNQLSDLHGLLVEAAEILNIEAPDLYVRQSPVPNAYTLAISGKKPFIVVHTSLIELLTREELQAVLAHELGHLKCDHGVWLTFANILTLGAYTVPAFGQTIARTLEEQLLRWLRSAELTCDRAALLVAQDPKRLLYPF; encoded by the exons atggCGGTTTCAGTGTCAGCTCCGGTCTTGTTCCTCTGTAACAACCAGAGCGGCGAATTGTCTCGTCGTTTAGGATATAGACCATCCAAGAAGGTGGGATTTAGCTCTGGTCGCCGTTCAGTGAGCTTTACTGGTTCCCGTGCGGTGAAAGTTGGAagatttagggttagggttccGGTTTGCAGAACTGTGCCTCCTCTCTTGTTCAAAGATCTCGATGCTGATGATTTCAGGCATCCTCTCGATAAGCAG AACACGTTGTTACTAAGGGCTATACCTGGGTTGAACGAGTTCGGCAAAGCTCTTttag GATCAATGACTGAACAGATTATGCTTCTTGAGAACATTGGGACTTCTGTTCTTGTTTCCAAGAATCAG CTCTCTGATCTTCACGGTTTGTTGGTCGAGGCTGCTGAGATTTTGAACATAGAGGCTCCTGATCTCTATGTCCGACAAAGTCCTGTTCCTAATGCGTATACACTGGCAATAAGTGGTAAGAAGCCGTTTATTGTCGTCCATACCAGCTTGATCGAGCTTCTGACACGCGAGGAGCTACAG GCTGTCTTGGCCCATGAACTAGGCCATCTGAAGTGTGATCACGGCGTGTGGCTTACATTTGCAAATATTCTTACTCTTGGGGCTTATACAGTTCCTG CTTTTGGGCAAACGATAGCTCGAACCTTGGAAGAGCAGTTACTTCGTTGGCTCCGTTCAGCAGAGCTGACTTGTGATCGTGCAGCACTTCTTGTCGCCCAAGATCCAAAG AGGTTGTTGTATCCGTTCTGA
- the LOC104779938 gene encoding uncharacterized protein LOC104779938 isoform X1, with protein MAVSVSAPVLFLCNNQSGELSRRLGYRPSKKVGFSSGRRSVSFTGSRAVKVGRFRVRVPVCRTVPPLLFKDLDADDFRHPLDKQNTLLLRAIPGLNEFGKALLGSMTEQIMLLENIGTSVLVSKNQLSDLHGLLVEAAEILNIEAPDLYVRQSPVPNAYTLAISGKKPFIVVHTSLIELLTREELQAVLAHELGHLKCDHGVWLTFANILTLGAYTVPAFGQTIARTLEEQLLRWLRSAELTCDRAALLVAQDPKVVVSVLMKLAGGCPSIADQLNVDAFLEQARSYDKASSSPLGWYIRNAQTSQLSHPLPVLRAREIDEWSRSLEYRSLLKRANRISTVHKV; from the exons atggCGGTTTCAGTGTCAGCTCCGGTCTTGTTCCTCTGTAACAACCAGAGCGGCGAATTGTCTCGTCGTTTAGGATATAGACCATCCAAGAAGGTGGGATTTAGCTCTGGTCGCCGTTCAGTGAGCTTTACTGGTTCCCGTGCGGTGAAAGTTGGAagatttagggttagggttccGGTTTGCAGAACTGTGCCTCCTCTCTTGTTCAAAGATCTCGATGCTGATGATTTCAGGCATCCTCTCGATAAGCAG AACACGTTGTTACTAAGGGCTATACCTGGGTTGAACGAGTTCGGCAAAGCTCTTttag GATCAATGACTGAACAGATTATGCTTCTTGAGAACATTGGGACTTCTGTTCTTGTTTCCAAGAATCAG CTCTCTGATCTTCACGGTTTGTTGGTCGAGGCTGCTGAGATTTTGAACATAGAGGCTCCTGATCTCTATGTCCGACAAAGTCCTGTTCCTAATGCGTATACACTGGCAATAAGTGGTAAGAAGCCGTTTATTGTCGTCCATACCAGCTTGATCGAGCTTCTGACACGCGAGGAGCTACAG GCTGTCTTGGCCCATGAACTAGGCCATCTGAAGTGTGATCACGGCGTGTGGCTTACATTTGCAAATATTCTTACTCTTGGGGCTTATACAGTTCCTG CTTTTGGGCAAACGATAGCTCGAACCTTGGAAGAGCAGTTACTTCGTTGGCTCCGTTCAGCAGAGCTGACTTGTGATCGTGCAGCACTTCTTGTCGCCCAAGATCCAAAG GTTGTTGTATCCGTTCTGATGAAGTTAGCTGGAGGATGTCCATCAATCGCTGATCAGCTAAATGTGGACGCATTTCTAGAACAAGCCCGTTCATATGACAAAGCTTCTTCAAGCCCCTTGGGATGGTACATAAG AAATGCTCAGACTAGTCAACTGTCACATCCATTACCAGTTCTCCGTGCACGTGAGATTGATGAATGGTCTAGGAGTCTCGAGTACAGAAGTCTCTTGAAACGAGCAAATCGAATAAGCACAGTGCACAAGGTTTAG
- the LOC104779939 gene encoding fidgetin-like protein 1, producing the protein RRLCGSVVQIDTEREFEYRFWVFGHFGEEEEEEEERIIMAAGKRPSPFSSPLLRPPPELLNVKEELETETSCWRKEVDGNLKRLQSLLFGADQFLEKSDFSSAQILGLRLLGFLDSRSVTAADRDFIGPIRREVASKVDLALEGLVSESDWKAFELAKTAPGPIFGSKGEFDVEKIKQSKHFGYHLSQYNGNGVKEMEERHDTDKLVSKAPKSMMQAKLTSLYGNSMAKPDNQRRTSMNNLDRASDECVIVERSHGFGFGTKRTHAETSSLANDGDIKADGAANGFVSAKIKLEMDARQRRGSTESPLSPQSDKNALGRGYGSRSGGLRRGYRGNFVPPVKSNGNNVGNLTSRIGGKTDDALDDSTRTCLEMLCGPDGELPEKLRNLEPRLIEHVSNEIMDGDPNVRWDDIAGLEHAKKCVTEMVIWPLLRPDIFKGCRSPGKGLLLFGPPGTGKTMIGKAIAGEAKATFFYISASSLTSKWIGEGEKLVRALFGVASCRQPAVIFVDEIDSLLSQRKSDGEHESSRRLKTQFLIEMEGFDSGSEQILLIGATNRPQELDEAARRRLTKRLYIPLPSSEARAWIIQNLLKKDGLFTLSDDDMNIICSLTEGYSGSDMKNLVKDATMGPLREALKRGIDITNLTKDDMRLVTLQDFKDALQEVRPSVSQNELGIYENWNNQFGSLSL; encoded by the exons AGGCGTCTGTGTGGGTCGGTGGTTCAGATAGATACAGAGCGCGAATTTGAATATCGTTTCTGGGTTTTTGGCCattttggggaagaagaagaagaagaagaagagaggataaTAATGGCGGCAGGAAAGCGTCCGTCGCCGTTTTCTTCTCCGCTGTTGAGACCACCACCGGAGCTTCTGAATGTGAAGGAGGAATTAGAAACGGAGACGTCGTGCTGGAGGAAGGAGGTGGACGGGAACTTGAAGCGTCTCCAATCGCTGCTCTTCGGCGCCGACCAGTTTCTAGAGAAATCTGATTTCTCCTCCGCTCAGATCCTTGGGCTTCGCCTTCTAGGTTTTCTCGATTCTCGCTCCGTTACAGCCGCCGATCGTGATTTCATCGGTCCTATCCGCCGAGAAGTTGCTTCTAAGGTCGATTTAGCTTTGGAAGGCCTCGTTTCAGAGTCGGATTG GAAAGCGTTTGAGCTTGCAAAAACAGCTCCAGGCCCTATTTTTGGCAGCAAAGGTGAATTTGATGTGGAAAAGATTAAGCAGTCAAAACACTTTGGTTATCATCTCAGTCAATATAACGGAAATGGTGTTAAGGAGATG GAAGAGCGACACGATACAGATAAGTTGGTTTCCAAAGCACCAAAGTCAATGATGCAAGCCAAACTGACATCATTGTATGGAAACAGCATGGCTAAACCAGATAATCAACGCAGAACTTCCATGAACAATTTAGACCGTGCCTCTGATGAATGTGTCATTGTTGAGAGAAGTCATGGATTTGGTTTTGGAACAAAGCGCACTCATGCAGAAACCAGCAGCCTCGCAAATGATGGGGACATAAAGGCAGATGGAGCTGCTAATGGATTTGTATCCGCCAAAATAAAACTG GAAATGGATGCAAGGCAAAGGCGAGGATCAACCGAGTCACCTCTTTCTCCACAGAGTGACAAAAATGCTTTAGGTAGGGGATATGGTTCAAGATCGGGTGGATTAAGACGTGGATACCGTGGTAATTTTGTCCCTCCTGTTAAATCTAATGGGAATAATGTTGGAAACCTGACGTCTCGTATTGGTGGAAAGACCGACGATGCACTGGATGACTCAACCAGAACATG TTTGGAGATGCTCTGTGGCCCTGATGGTGAGCTTCCCGAGAAGTTGAGAAATTTGGAACCTCGTCTTATAGAGCATGTCAGCAACGAGATTATGGATGGAGACCCCAATGTCCGCTGGGATGATATTG CTGGTCTGGAGCATGCTAAAAAGTGTGTAACTGAGATGGTCATTTGGCCATTGTTGCGTCCTGACATTTTCAAAGGTTGTCGTTCACCTGGAAAAGGACTTCTTCTCTTTGGCCCACCA GGAACTGGTAAAACAATGATTGGAAAAGCTATTGCTGGAGAAGCAAAAGCAACTTTTTTCTATATATCAGCCAGTTCATTGACAAGCAAATGG ATTGGCGAAGGTGAAAAGTTAGTGAGGGCC CTTTTTGGAGTCGCAAGTTGCCGCCAGCCTGCAGTAATATTTGTCGATGAAATAGATTCTCTACTGTCTCAG CGTAAGTCAGATGGTGAACATGAATCGAGTAGAAGACTCAAGACACAATTCCTGATTGAAATGGAAGGTTTTGACAGTGGCAGCGAGCAAATTCTCCTTATAG GAGCAACAAATAGGCCCCAAGAGCTCGATGAAGCTGCACGAAGACGACTAACCAAGAGACTCTACATTCCTCTTCCTTCATCTG AAGCAAGAGCATGGATTATACAAAATCTCCTAAAGAAAGATGGGTTGTTTACGCTGTCGGATGATGATATGAACATCATATGCAGCCTAACTGAAG GGTACTCGGGATCAGATATGAAGAACCTGGTGAAAGATGCAACTATGGGTCCACTAAGAGAAGCTCTCAAACGAGGCATAGATATAACTAACCTGACGAAAGATGACATGCGTCTTGTAACTCTTCAG GATTTTAAAGACGCATTGCAAGAAGTAAGGCCTTCTGTTTCTCAGAACGAACTCGGAATCTACGAAAATTGGAACAATCAGTTTGGTAGCTTAAGCCTCTAA
- the LOC104779940 gene encoding F-box/kelch-repeat protein At3g27150, translating to MLMLGEDHTGMIRSSSSRFRPKKLRIHGYEIPDLNAEPCLDWDGEETGESITQATCFIKPQDADYCLLNVPQLFYELEVEILARVPRFEYWKLKLLNKGFSTLLKTDEVFKVRRERGVVEPSVFMLSSGDTSWTMFDKDFENFQKLPELPSDICFLNGDKESLCAGTHLIVTGQELSSIALWRYELETSRWFKGPGMITPRILFASATCGTVVFVAGGWKIDGNGTMEVVNSVEKYDSETKTWTLLHGMHKRRKFCSGCYLRGKFYVLGGRDENGQNLTCGESYDEKTNTWELIPDILKDMSFSSVQSPPLIAVVRDDLYSLETSTNELRVYDAKANAWKKLGDVPVRANSNGGWGVAFKSLGDKLLVIGASAGPSRAETMSVYTCCPSADPENKLHWEESKRCCGVRLNHFIRNCCVMIA from the coding sequence atgttgatGCTAGGAGAAGATCATACCGGTATGATTCGGTCAAGTTCAAGCAGGTTTAGGCCGAAGAAGCTTCGGATTCATGGTTACGAGATACCTGATCTAAACGCAGAACCTTGTTTGGATTGGGATGGGGAAGAAACAGGGGAGTCCATCACTCAGGCTACCTGTTTCATCAAACCTCAGGATGCAGATTATTGTTTACTAAATGTTCCTCAGCTCTTTTACGAGCTAGAGGTCGAGATACTCGCGCGCGTGCCTCGTTTCGAGTATTGGAAACTTAAGTTACTTAATAAAGGGTTTTCTACTTTGCTAAAGACCGATGAGGTGTTCAAGGTGAGACGAGAGCGCGGTGTAGTTGAACCGTCTGTCTTTATGCTGTCGAGCGGCGACACGAGCTGGACTATGTTTGATAAGGACTTTGAGAATTTTCAGAAGCTTCCTGAACTTCCTTCTGACATTTGCTTCCTCAACGGCGATAAAGAATCGCTCTGTGCGGGAACTCATTTGATTGTCACTGGACAAGAATTGAGTAGCATTGCGCTGTGGCGGTATGAGTTGGAGACGAGCAGATGGTTCAAAGGTCCCGGGATGATCACGCCGCGgatcttgtttgcttctgctaCCTGTGGGACAGTTGTGTTTGTAGCTGGCGGGTGGAAAATAGACGGAAACGGGACTATGGAAGTCGTTAACAGTGTGGAGAAGTATGACTCCGAGACCAAAACGTGGACACTACTCCACGGAATGCATAAGCGGCGGAAGTTCTGCTCCGGCTGTTACCTACGCGGCAAGTTTTACGTTCTCGGAGGCCGGGATGAGAACGGTCAAAACCTAACTTGCGGAGAAAGTTACGACGAGAAGACAAACACATGGGAACTAATACCGGACATTCTCAAAGACATGTCTTTCTCTTCTGTTCAATCTCCACCGCTCATCGCCGTGGTTCGTGATGATCTTTACTCGTTGGAAACCTCCACAAACGAGCTTCGTGTTTATGATGCAAAGGCAAACGCATGGAAGAAGCTTGGAGATGTGCCTGTGAGAGCTAATTCTAATGGAGGATGGGGAGTAGCGTTTAAGTCGCTTGGAGACAAGCTGCTTGTGATTGGAGCATCAGCGGGTCCGTCTAGGGCCGAGACAATGTCCGTTTACACGTGTTGCCCGTCCGCTGATCCTGAGAACAAGCTACATTGGGAGGAGTCTAAACGCTGTTGTGGCGTGAGGCTCAATCATTTTATCCGAAACTGCTGTGTTATGATTGCTTAA